In Anaerolineales bacterium, the following proteins share a genomic window:
- a CDS encoding GxxExxY protein translates to MQPNELNILTEVVIGAAFRISNTLGAGFLEKVYENAMEVELRSNNVQFTQQQPFTVRYKGFVVGDYIADFVIQKQLIVEVKALTSLDKAHTAQCLNYLKASGLSLALLINFGTPRVQIKRIAGR, encoded by the coding sequence GTGCAACCGAATGAACTCAACATACTTACTGAGGTAGTAATTGGTGCCGCATTTAGAATTTCCAACACATTAGGTGCGGGTTTCCTGGAAAAAGTGTACGAAAATGCAATGGAAGTTGAACTGCGGTCAAACAACGTGCAGTTTACTCAGCAGCAACCGTTTACCGTAAGATACAAGGGCTTTGTTGTTGGGGACTATATTGCAGACTTTGTAATCCAGAAGCAGCTTATCGTAGAAGTGAAAGCACTTACATCACTAGACAAGGCGCATACCGCGCAGTGCCTCAATTACCTAAAGGCCTCTGGCCTCTCACTTGCTCTACTTATTAATTTTGGAACCCCAAGGGTGCAGATCAAACGCATAGCAGGCAGATAA
- a CDS encoding class IV adenylate cyclase, with amino-acid sequence MVTLVSDKELEVKFHIADPAALEQRLVAAGATLLHPRTHEFNLRFDSPNGSLSQAACMLRLRRDTSSHMTFKGPSTTLGGVLARQEIEFDVSNFTQAQKLIEALGFTSRFMYEKHRTTYGLNGLKVTLDEMPYGNFAEIEGTEPEPIQAAAQQLGLNWQQRLPETYISIFRRLKDLYGLRFTDLSFENFAGVEVSLERAGILPADS; translated from the coding sequence ATGGTTACCCTGGTAAGCGACAAAGAACTCGAAGTCAAATTTCACATTGCCGACCCCGCCGCGCTGGAGCAGCGGCTGGTGGCGGCCGGCGCCACCCTGCTGCACCCACGCACGCACGAATTCAACCTGCGCTTCGATAGCCCCAACGGCTCGCTGAGCCAGGCCGCGTGCATGCTGCGCCTGCGCCGCGATACCAGCAGCCACATGACCTTCAAAGGGCCTAGCACTACGCTGGGCGGCGTGCTGGCCCGCCAGGAGATCGAGTTCGACGTCTCCAACTTCACCCAGGCGCAGAAGTTGATCGAGGCGCTGGGCTTCACCTCACGGTTCATGTACGAGAAACACCGCACGACCTATGGCCTAAATGGGTTGAAGGTGACGCTGGACGAGATGCCTTACGGCAACTTCGCCGAGATCGAGGGCACGGAGCCGGAGCCGATCCAGGCTGCCGCGCAACAACTGGGGCTCAATTGGCAGCAGCGCCTGCCCGAGACCTACATCAGCATCTTCCGCCGCCTGAAGGATCTCTACGGGCTGCGCTTTACTGATCTATCCTTTGAGAACTTCGCTGGCGTGGAGGTATCGCTGGAACGGGCGGGTATCCTCCCAGCTGATTCATAA